One window of the Trueperaceae bacterium genome contains the following:
- a CDS encoding transglutaminase domain-containing protein has product MRKALHRLTSFFLSVGLLTMGVPVRAQVDGYADARAELSAGMAEVAGIRGLLDRAAFDLDELAMELFFEDAEGIAAWVTDNVAYQPYRGLLRGAQGTLRARAGNALDQAVLLASLLGQAGYDVRVALGTLDDAQAAELLGTTAAAPARDYGELEARLRAALPSMDWDLFFAAQPDADRSAETAELAGALGAALADAGVQLASAGPDLLAEAAEYAWVEYRLGDGEAWAAAHPAAPFVAGAEPEVAERLEGGVPEALQHRVRFEVLVEVLEGDELTVRPVMPAWERPAANADGVVISYSNVPNTAAMEADLPTVLAESEFWVPTFMGGVPEGAQAFDMMGALLTPEDAANPMAGVVRNVRRGFSDAIGGLGGMGGEPTGEAVALTAQWLVVTLVAPGGEEREFRRTVFDRIGAEAREAGAVTTAAMTREEAELRLLTEHRLMIFPGATPRDFLLDEYLEQVLASEPLLERALALRYGVEPERGLAESLAQGSPVEHLLTMALFDQGPAGQLSWRAEPGLLMFSDGLAGSVEEARIVSRLDIVNNSRRTLGAGGPASMLAQGVWETLTERDLLGDRRHNTANFRGDLTVVEPFGAAPAGLSAEARRNLQRDLDLGYAALVPAGADAWWRVDPTTGETLGITADGRGQSLTEYTIMLYDNAFTLMFAMKSYNDCTKGNPSWEAELCCLAKAHISNIFGIGLGHAIGGFGFGGAVLGMAALSFNITSGLLGTNFADLFPGGVC; this is encoded by the coding sequence ATGCGCAAGGCCTTACACCGACTCACGAGCTTCTTCCTGAGCGTCGGGCTCCTCACGATGGGAGTCCCGGTTCGGGCCCAGGTCGACGGTTACGCCGACGCGCGCGCGGAGCTGAGCGCCGGGATGGCCGAGGTGGCCGGCATCCGCGGGCTGCTGGACCGGGCGGCGTTCGACCTGGACGAGCTCGCCATGGAGCTCTTCTTCGAGGACGCCGAGGGCATCGCGGCGTGGGTGACCGACAACGTCGCCTACCAGCCGTACCGCGGGCTGCTGCGGGGCGCGCAGGGGACGCTGCGGGCGCGCGCCGGCAACGCGCTCGACCAGGCCGTCCTCCTGGCGTCGCTCCTGGGTCAGGCCGGTTACGACGTGCGCGTCGCCCTCGGCACCCTCGACGACGCGCAGGCGGCCGAGCTGCTGGGCACCACGGCGGCGGCGCCCGCGCGCGACTACGGGGAACTGGAGGCGCGCTTGCGCGCGGCGCTGCCGAGCATGGACTGGGACCTCTTCTTCGCCGCCCAGCCCGACGCGGACCGCTCCGCCGAGACGGCGGAGCTGGCAGGCGCGCTGGGAGCGGCGCTGGCGGACGCCGGCGTCCAGCTGGCGAGCGCCGGGCCCGACCTCCTGGCGGAGGCGGCCGAGTACGCCTGGGTGGAGTACCGGTTGGGCGACGGCGAGGCGTGGGCCGCGGCGCACCCCGCCGCGCCGTTCGTGGCGGGCGCCGAGCCCGAGGTCGCCGAGCGGTTGGAGGGCGGCGTCCCGGAGGCGTTGCAGCACCGCGTCAGGTTCGAGGTGCTCGTCGAGGTCCTCGAGGGCGACGAGCTGACGGTGCGGCCGGTCATGCCGGCGTGGGAGCGGCCCGCGGCCAACGCCGACGGCGTGGTCATCTCCTACTCGAACGTGCCGAACACGGCCGCCATGGAGGCTGACCTGCCTACCGTGCTGGCCGAGAGCGAGTTCTGGGTACCGACCTTCATGGGCGGAGTCCCCGAGGGGGCGCAGGCGTTCGACATGATGGGGGCCCTGCTGACCCCCGAGGACGCCGCCAACCCCATGGCCGGCGTGGTCAGGAACGTGCGGCGCGGCTTCAGCGACGCCATCGGCGGCCTCGGCGGCATGGGCGGCGAGCCCACCGGCGAGGCCGTCGCCCTGACGGCGCAGTGGCTGGTCGTGACGCTCGTGGCTCCGGGCGGCGAGGAGCGGGAGTTCCGCCGCACGGTCTTCGACCGCATCGGGGCCGAGGCGCGCGAGGCCGGCGCCGTGACCACGGCCGCGATGACGCGCGAGGAGGCGGAGCTGCGCCTGCTCACGGAGCACCGGCTGATGATCTTCCCCGGTGCCACGCCCCGCGACTTCCTGCTGGACGAGTACCTCGAGCAGGTGTTGGCCAGCGAACCGCTCCTCGAGCGCGCCCTGGCCCTCAGGTACGGCGTCGAGCCGGAGCGCGGGCTGGCGGAGTCGCTGGCGCAGGGGTCGCCGGTCGAGCACTTGCTCACCATGGCGCTGTTCGACCAGGGTCCGGCCGGGCAGCTGTCGTGGCGGGCGGAACCTGGCCTGCTCATGTTCTCGGACGGGCTGGCCGGGAGCGTGGAGGAGGCCAGAATCGTGAGCCGCCTCGACATCGTGAACAACTCGCGGCGCACCCTCGGCGCCGGCGGGCCGGCGAGCATGCTGGCTCAGGGCGTGTGGGAGACGTTGACCGAGCGCGACCTCCTCGGCGACCGGCGTCACAACACCGCCAACTTCCGGGGCGACCTCACGGTGGTGGAACCGTTCGGTGCTGCGCCGGCCGGGTTGTCTGCGGAGGCGCGCCGCAACCTGCAGCGCGACCTCGACCTCGGTTACGCCGCACTGGTCCCGGCGGGCGCCGACGCCTGGTGGCGCGTCGACCCGACCACGGGCGAGACGCTCGGCATCACGGCGGACGGGCGGGGCCAGTCGCTGACCGAGTACACGATCATGCTCTACGACAACGCCTTCACGCTCATGTTCGCTATGAAGAGCTACAACGACTGCACCAAGGGCAACCCCTCGTGGGAGGCAGAGCTCTGCTGCCTCGCCAAGGCGCACATCAGCAACATCTTCGGGATAGGCCTCGGCCACGCCATCGGCGGTTTCGGCTTCGGCGGCGCCGTCCTGGGCATGGCGGCGTTGTCTTTCAACATCACCTCGGGCCTGCTCGGCACCAACTTCGCGGACCTGTTCCCAGGTGGCGTCTGCTGA
- a CDS encoding alpha/beta hydrolase — translation MRSFTVTMNPDRAVTLEAALFDRPRSDQLPSSLENPRPALIVCPGGGYEFLSQREADPAAFAFMRHGFSAFVLRYSIREHATYPHPAVDAARAVRWVRKHAADLGVDPTRVAVMGFSAGGHVTAMLGTMWHRDDLVAAERTEYGDLAARGVTANDGLLEHSSRPDAIVPCYAVFSFDWLPPAGRLTRLLKEDCLAAVGPETPPAFVWTTGEDQTVPASQSLRFVTALEAAGVPYEYHHFAHGPHGLSTAEPVANADRPALPENAHAWVDLCARWLRATWARRDAGS, via the coding sequence ATGCGCAGCTTCACCGTCACCATGAACCCGGACCGCGCCGTCACGCTGGAGGCGGCCCTCTTCGATCGGCCGCGCTCCGACCAGCTTCCGAGCTCGCTCGAGAACCCCCGGCCCGCCCTGATCGTGTGCCCGGGTGGCGGCTACGAGTTCCTCTCTCAGCGGGAGGCCGACCCGGCCGCCTTCGCCTTCATGCGTCACGGCTTCTCGGCCTTCGTGCTGCGCTACTCGATCCGCGAGCACGCCACCTACCCTCACCCCGCCGTGGACGCCGCCCGCGCCGTTCGCTGGGTGCGCAAGCACGCCGCCGACCTGGGCGTCGACCCCACGCGCGTGGCGGTGATGGGCTTCTCCGCCGGCGGCCACGTGACCGCCATGCTCGGGACCATGTGGCACCGCGACGACCTCGTGGCGGCGGAGCGCACCGAGTACGGCGACCTCGCCGCGCGCGGCGTGACCGCCAACGACGGGCTCCTCGAGCACTCCTCCCGGCCCGACGCCATCGTGCCGTGCTACGCCGTCTTCAGCTTCGACTGGCTGCCGCCGGCCGGACGCCTGACCCGTCTCCTCAAGGAGGACTGCCTGGCGGCCGTCGGCCCCGAGACGCCGCCCGCGTTCGTGTGGACGACTGGCGAGGACCAGACGGTCCCCGCCAGTCAGTCGCTGCGCTTCGTCACGGCCCTCGAGGCGGCGGGCGTGCCGTACGAGTACCACCACTTCGCGCACGGTCCGCACGGCCTGTCGACCGCCGAGCCGGTCGCCAACGCCGACCGCCCCGCCCTACCCGAGAACGCCCACGCCTGGGTCGACCTGTGCGCCCGCTGGTTGCGGGCCACCTGGGCGCGGCGCGACGCCGGGAGCTGA